In a single window of the Lebetimonas sp. JH292 genome:
- a CDS encoding NUDIX hydrolase, with protein MIEIEKIENLCSGRFLSLKKVFFKYKNRDRFWEVCVGNNSVAILLYHKSFDSFLVVKQFRMPVFLKNGDGCTYELCAGLIDKEKSPVEIAKEEILEECGYDVDIKNIKKITEFYSSVGSSGSKQILYYAVIDENMKISEGGGIDDEDIEPVFIKVDDAEKIIFNDKFTTTPGLKFAFLWWLQNNEK; from the coding sequence TTGATTGAAATAGAAAAAATAGAAAATCTCTGCTCCGGCAGGTTTTTATCTTTGAAAAAAGTTTTCTTTAAATATAAAAACAGAGACAGATTTTGGGAAGTCTGTGTGGGAAATAACAGTGTGGCAATACTTTTGTATCATAAAAGTTTTGATTCTTTTTTAGTAGTCAAACAGTTTAGAATGCCGGTTTTTTTAAAAAACGGCGACGGTTGTACCTATGAACTTTGTGCTGGATTAATAGATAAAGAAAAATCCCCTGTAGAAATTGCAAAAGAAGAGATTTTGGAAGAATGCGGATATGATGTAGATATAAAAAATATTAAAAAAATTACAGAATTTTACAGCAGTGTGGGAAGCAGCGGCTCTAAACAGATACTTTATTATGCCGTAATTGACGAAAATATGAAAATAAGTGAGGGCGGCGGAATAGATGATGAAGATATTGAGCCTGTTTTTATAAAAGTAGATGATGCTGAAAAAATAATTTTTAATGATAAATTTACAACAACCCCTGGGCTTAAATTTGCCTTTCTTTGGTGGCTTCAAAATAATGAAAAATGA
- a CDS encoding DnaJ family protein gives MAKSLYEVLGVSESASQDEIKKAYRKLARKYHPDICKKPECEEKFKEINTAYEILGDSQKRKQYDAMGDNMFNGQNFQDFYRQHKDVDLEEILSQIFGGGFGASRGFGGFGGFGFEGFGGFEPDLDVHARIQIPFDLAIKGGVYTINYNGEAIKVKIPSGLKSGQKLRIRGKGKSHQGKRGDLILEVEVTPNPNWERKGDDLYTKVQVPLKTMIFGGKVGVDTFKGHINVKVPENSKCCQKLRVKGYGVNNGNLYIELIPKLPKVEELDPELAKMMQEKL, from the coding sequence ATGGCAAAAAGTTTATACGAAGTTTTAGGTGTCTCTGAAAGCGCCTCTCAGGATGAAATTAAAAAAGCGTATAGAAAATTGGCGCGAAAATATCATCCTGATATTTGTAAAAAGCCCGAATGTGAAGAAAAATTTAAAGAAATAAATACAGCTTATGAAATTTTGGGTGATTCCCAAAAAAGAAAGCAGTATGATGCAATGGGCGACAATATGTTTAACGGTCAAAACTTCCAGGATTTTTACAGACAGCATAAAGATGTTGATTTGGAAGAAATTCTTTCACAGATTTTCGGAGGCGGTTTTGGTGCAAGTCGAGGTTTTGGAGGCTTCGGCGGCTTTGGATTCGAAGGTTTCGGCGGGTTTGAGCCGGATTTGGATGTTCATGCAAGAATTCAGATTCCTTTTGATTTAGCCATTAAAGGTGGTGTTTATACCATTAATTACAATGGAGAGGCTATAAAAGTAAAAATTCCCTCAGGACTTAAATCCGGGCAAAAACTAAGAATCAGGGGAAAGGGTAAATCTCATCAGGGTAAAAGAGGTGATTTGATTTTAGAAGTGGAAGTTACCCCAAATCCTAACTGGGAAAGAAAAGGTGACGATTTATATACAAAAGTCCAGGTCCCTTTAAAAACTATGATTTTTGGCGGAAAAGTAGGTGTAGATACATTTAAAGGGCATATTAATGTAAAAGTTCCCGAAAATTCCAAATGCTGTCAAAAATTAAGGGTTAAAGGTTATGGTGTGAATAACGGTAATTTATATATAGAACTTATTCCAAAACTGCCTAAAGTTGAAGAACTGGACCCAGAACTTGCTAAAATGATGCAGGAAAAATTATAA
- a CDS encoding heat shock protein transcriptional repressor HspR: protein MHSYDEPVYLISVVSKMLNIHPQTLRQYEREGLIKPNRTEGKMRLYSQRDIDRLKLILSLVRDLGVNLAGVEIVLQLKEEIEALQEEMEALKKAQGQIPRNRSVVIKKDTYQLILVPDKEI from the coding sequence ATGCACAGTTATGACGAACCGGTATATCTAATAAGTGTTGTCAGTAAAATGTTAAACATCCATCCGCAGACCCTTAGACAATATGAAAGGGAAGGTTTAATTAAACCTAACAGAACAGAAGGTAAAATGAGACTTTATTCTCAAAGAGACATAGACAGGTTAAAACTGATATTATCATTGGTCAGGGATTTAGGGGTTAATCTGGCCGGTGTTGAAATAGTGCTTCAGTTAAAAGAAGAGATAGAAGCCTTGCAAGAAGAAATGGAAGCATTAAAAAAAGCTCAGGGACAGATTCCGAGAAACAGAAGCGTCGTTATAAAAAAAGATACTTATCAGCTTATTTTGGTTCCTGATAAAGAGATTTAA
- a CDS encoding AsmA-like C-terminal domain-containing protein produces MHIKKIFFKIEQNRLQSNIDISSVPKNEKIKLYKIIGFVKFLKYIKKLKISAPYLNIVYNNHFLNIKYNNLNLKAYIKNIFPKSKIVVYSLKYSNIEIKNINLSLRNYLKYFYIKGFFNYKNSLIYFKGKLYPVSNRIKLVLNSDNLLITQKNFIISLNDLNSKININLNKNKIFSTTYVKNSKIKYNNISIDTNSSTISQNNENSQIFIKQLHIKKFKTLKNIYAYNIEINTNFLNYYTQITSKALKAYYKNLSIVLKNIKIKIPDKTSALINIQKGDIRNSVFSFLLNKIYIIKNNDKISYDINSTNFVSKRIKAVSSNIKGDKKTVLNKIISGIADNFDFKIENNKFDIINKTFTSEKIVLNGVKINNLKIDFNKKYALFSSKEYFNEKINNILKKELNISIPLKQTGGENDIRGIVKFDKNISFNIDVISKNPILMLDSLPLQTQEANITVTPDYTSFKIKKSFLEIARGIDLFFTGVGKVSYEPLILTLKGVIDNFIVYPILDVKNFKEEATMDLNTLELFLKNSHVYINLDKDNIIINNLKPLLPYTPFKDMIDNGILFIYFAKNIKALTYIKPKLSILYRHSNLPVESNLSKFAFNKITLNLELNKNKIILYNNFIQFFMNNNDLFLSLKNIDINLFPLEQFYYKNFNQKNTENKNIIINLKNSNILYKTHKFLSQKASLKEINNSVSLNSTYKNSKLTGYTKNGYFLLEGKNFSKEEFGAFLPKFNFFKKINLDFTLVKSPDDYYIGNIYINSAVITKLRALNNVLAFLNTIPSILSLSSPGFSSKGYKIKKGNIQYLLFNKILYIKKSDIEGENIDFFSKGYIDFNKNYINLKTAAKLKLKLKKIPVIGKGLSYLLLGKDGSIEVKMIIKGDLDNPKITKDIGKALLPNPFNLFKRVLTLPFNIF; encoded by the coding sequence ATGCATATTAAAAAAATTTTTTTTAAAATAGAACAAAACAGACTTCAAAGTAATATCGACATTTCATCTGTTCCTAAAAATGAAAAAATAAAATTATATAAAATTATCGGATTTGTAAAATTTTTAAAATATATAAAAAAACTGAAAATTTCCGCCCCTTATCTCAATATTGTATATAACAATCATTTTTTAAATATAAAATACAATAATTTAAACCTAAAAGCATATATAAAAAACATATTTCCAAAATCAAAAATTGTTGTTTATTCACTGAAATACAGCAATATTGAAATAAAAAACATAAACCTGAGTTTAAGAAACTATTTAAAATATTTTTATATAAAAGGTTTTTTTAATTATAAAAATTCATTAATCTATTTTAAAGGTAAACTTTACCCAGTATCAAACAGAATAAAACTTGTTTTAAATTCCGATAATTTATTAATAACACAAAAAAATTTTATTATCTCTTTAAATGATTTAAATTCCAAAATAAATATAAATTTAAATAAAAATAAAATTTTTTCCACAACCTATGTTAAAAATTCCAAAATAAAATATAACAATATATCAATAGATACCAATTCTTCAACAATATCACAAAATAATGAAAACTCCCAGATTTTCATAAAACAACTGCATATTAAAAAGTTTAAAACATTAAAAAATATTTATGCCTATAATATCGAAATAAACACAAACTTTCTAAATTATTATACACAGATAACATCCAAAGCTTTAAAAGCATATTATAAAAACTTATCAATAGTTTTAAAAAACATTAAAATAAAAATTCCTGATAAAACATCCGCTTTAATAAATATTCAAAAAGGAGATATTAGAAACAGCGTTTTTTCTTTTTTATTAAATAAAATATACATTATAAAAAACAACGATAAAATTTCTTATGATATAAATTCTACAAATTTTGTTTCAAAAAGAATAAAAGCGGTTTCTTCAAACATAAAAGGGGATAAAAAAACAGTTTTAAACAAAATAATTTCAGGTATAGCTGATAATTTTGACTTTAAAATAGAAAATAACAAATTCGATATTATAAATAAAACTTTCACTTCCGAAAAAATCGTTCTTAACGGAGTAAAAATTAATAATCTGAAAATAGATTTTAATAAGAAATATGCACTTTTCAGCTCTAAAGAATATTTCAATGAAAAGATAAACAATATTTTAAAAAAAGAATTAAATATATCTATTCCTCTAAAACAGACAGGAGGGGAAAACGATATAAGAGGAATTGTCAAGTTTGATAAAAACATTTCATTCAATATAGATGTAATTTCTAAAAATCCTATTTTAATGCTTGATTCGCTTCCACTTCAGACCCAAGAAGCCAATATAACCGTTACGCCGGATTATACCTCCTTTAAAATAAAAAAATCATTTTTGGAAATAGCAAGAGGGATTGATCTGTTTTTTACGGGTGTCGGCAAAGTCAGTTATGAACCTCTTATTTTAACATTAAAAGGTGTAATAGACAATTTTATTGTTTATCCTATTTTAGATGTTAAGAATTTCAAAGAAGAAGCAACAATGGATTTAAATACTCTTGAGCTGTTTTTAAAAAATTCTCATGTTTATATAAATTTGGATAAAGACAATATTATTATCAATAATTTAAAGCCGTTACTGCCTTACACCCCTTTTAAAGATATGATTGACAACGGTATATTATTTATCTATTTTGCAAAAAATATTAAAGCTTTAACCTATATAAAACCAAAACTTTCTATTCTTTACAGACACAGCAACCTACCTGTAGAAAGTAATTTATCAAAATTTGCTTTTAATAAAATCACGTTAAATCTTGAGCTTAACAAAAATAAAATTATACTTTATAATAATTTCATACAATTTTTTATGAATAATAACGACTTGTTTTTAAGTTTGAAAAATATAGATATAAATCTTTTCCCTCTGGAACAATTTTATTATAAAAATTTTAATCAAAAAAACACTGAAAACAAAAATATAATAATTAATTTGAAAAATTCCAATATTTTATATAAAACACATAAATTTCTCTCTCAAAAAGCATCATTAAAAGAGATTAACAATTCCGTTTCGCTTAATTCAACATATAAAAATTCAAAATTAACAGGCTATACAAAAAACGGTTATTTTTTATTGGAAGGTAAAAATTTTTCAAAAGAAGAATTCGGGGCGTTTTTACCTAAATTTAACTTTTTTAAAAAAATAAATCTTGATTTTACGCTAGTTAAATCCCCGGATGATTATTATATAGGAAATATTTATATAAACAGTGCAGTAATTACAAAATTAAGGGCACTAAACAATGTATTGGCTTTTTTAAACACAATTCCTTCAATACTTTCCCTTTCAAGTCCCGGTTTTTCTTCAAAAGGATATAAAATAAAAAAAGGAAATATCCAATATCTTCTTTTCAATAAAATTTTATATATTAAAAAATCAGATATTGAAGGAGAAAATATAGATTTTTTTTCAAAAGGATATATAGATTTCAATAAAAATTATATCAATTTAAAAACTGCGGCAAAATTAAAATTAAAACTTAAAAAAATACCTGTTATAGGAAAAGGTTTAAGTTATCTGCTACTTGGCAAAGACGGCAGTATAGAAGTTAAAATGATAATAAAAGGAGATTTAGACAATCCTAAAATCACAAAAGATATAGGAAAAGCACTTCTTCCAAATCCGTTTAATCTGTTTAAAAGAGTGTTAACCCTGCCGTTTAATATATTTTAA
- the mltG gene encoding endolytic transglycosylase MltG encodes MNKNKKIVRIAAWIEVLIIFIIFTLFYLSLPLHSDRVVYIPKGSVNHTIDYLEKNNFNTGIIDKIILYLLGKPQAGWIDLKKTKMSKLDFLYKLTTSKAALAKITIIPGETNYFIFKQIENKLRLKNFYCNIDEGFLKPDTYFLPIGMSPKKVCDYLYNVSLNYHKQISDKIFGKFEYSKYKKYLIIASIIQKEAANANEMKYISSVIYNRLLKHMKLQMDGALNYGKYSHMKVTPEMIKNDKSSFNTYKFYGLPKVAVCIPSKYAIIAAIFPAHVKYLYFVKCGNHHLFATNYKAHLRNIKKCKKK; translated from the coding sequence ATGAATAAAAATAAAAAAATTGTAAGAATCGCAGCCTGGATTGAAGTTTTGATAATATTCATTATATTTACCCTTTTTTATCTGAGCCTGCCTTTACATTCCGATAGAGTTGTATATATTCCAAAAGGCAGTGTAAATCATACAATCGATTATTTAGAAAAAAATAATTTTAATACCGGAATAATAGATAAAATTATACTTTATCTTTTGGGTAAACCGCAAGCAGGCTGGATAGATTTAAAAAAAACAAAAATGAGTAAATTAGATTTTTTATATAAATTAACGACATCTAAAGCTGCTCTTGCAAAAATAACAATTATTCCCGGTGAAACAAATTATTTTATATTCAAACAGATAGAAAACAAATTGCGTTTAAAAAATTTTTACTGTAATATTGACGAGGGCTTTTTAAAACCTGATACCTATTTTTTACCTATTGGTATGAGTCCTAAAAAGGTTTGTGATTATTTATATAATGTTTCTTTAAATTATCATAAACAGATTTCAGATAAAATTTTTGGAAAATTTGAATACAGCAAATATAAAAAATATTTAATTATTGCGTCAATAATACAAAAAGAAGCCGCAAATGCAAATGAAATGAAATATATTTCCTCTGTAATATATAACAGGCTTTTAAAACATATGAAACTTCAAATGGACGGAGCATTAAATTACGGAAAATATTCTCATATGAAAGTTACCCCTGAAATGATTAAAAACGACAAATCTTCATTTAATACTTATAAATTTTACGGTCTTCCTAAAGTAGCTGTATGTATTCCCTCAAAATATGCAATAATAGCCGCAATTTTTCCCGCACATGTGAAATATCTTTATTTTGTAAAATGCGGAAACCATCATCTTTTTGCCACAAATTATAAAGCACATTTGCGAAATATTAAAAAATGCAAAAAAAAATGA
- a CDS encoding NADP-dependent isocitrate dehydrogenase, with the protein MKPTIVWTKVDEAPYLATFSLLPIVEAFTKDADVNIELRDISLAGRIIAEFSDILPDNLKQSNDLAYLGELVNKPEANVIKLPNISASVVQLKNAVKELQSQGYPLPDYPEEPKNAEEEKIKLKYAKCIGSNVNPVLRQGNSDRRLAEPVKEYAKNHPHRMRDVSENCKSYVTHMDDNDFYQNEQSFVSPENQTVNIIFEDKKGNKKLLKELAVEKNEILSSSFINRNSLKDFYAKTMKEAKEKDILFSLHLKATMMKVSDPVMFGDAIRVYYKELFEKFGEALEEIGFNPNNGLSDLEAKLNKLTADKQESIKKEINEIYAKNPELYMVDSDKGITNLHKPNDVIIDASIPAVIKNGLQGWGPDGETKDLVITVPDRTYARMYKEVVKDLVEKGQFDPTKVGTVQNVGLMAKKAEEYGSHDKTFFAPDDGKIYIEDEGGNKIMEHKVQKGDIWRAYSAKDDAVKDWIKLAVNRAKESGYPIVFWLDSNRAHEANLIKKVIEELAKYDLSDVEYYLMAPEKAMRYTLRRFRAGENTISVTGNILRDYLTDLFPIIEVGTSARTLSIVPLLAGGGLYETGAGGSAPKHVDQFIRHGHLRWDSLGEFLALAESLKLAKKQGGKEEITIIADALNRAVAKYLDEDRTPKRKVGELDNKGSHFFLAKFWAEELANCGNKILEEKFAPVAKELAKNEEKILSEIAANEGNSCEIDGYYHPNEEKLANCMRPSNTFNKIIDALR; encoded by the coding sequence ATGAAACCTACGATTGTATGGACAAAAGTTGACGAGGCCCCGTATCTTGCCACGTTTAGCCTGTTACCTATTGTTGAAGCATTTACCAAAGATGCAGATGTAAATATAGAGCTTAGAGATATATCACTGGCTGGCAGGATAATAGCGGAGTTTTCCGATATTTTACCTGATAACCTAAAGCAGTCTAACGATTTGGCTTATTTGGGAGAACTTGTAAACAAACCGGAAGCAAATGTAATAAAACTGCCTAATATTTCAGCTTCGGTGGTTCAGCTTAAAAATGCTGTAAAAGAACTTCAATCACAAGGCTATCCTTTGCCTGATTATCCTGAAGAGCCTAAAAATGCAGAAGAGGAAAAAATTAAACTCAAATACGCTAAATGTATAGGGAGTAATGTAAATCCGGTATTAAGACAGGGGAATTCCGACAGAAGACTGGCCGAACCTGTAAAAGAATATGCAAAAAATCATCCTCACAGAATGAGGGATGTGAGTGAAAATTGCAAAAGTTATGTCACCCATATGGATGATAATGATTTTTATCAAAACGAGCAAAGTTTTGTTTCACCTGAAAATCAAACGGTAAATATAATTTTTGAAGATAAAAAGGGAAATAAAAAATTATTAAAAGAACTTGCCGTTGAAAAAAATGAGATTTTAAGTTCAAGTTTTATAAACAGAAACTCTTTAAAAGATTTTTATGCCAAAACTATGAAAGAGGCGAAAGAAAAAGATATTTTGTTTTCACTTCATTTGAAAGCGACAATGATGAAAGTAAGCGATCCTGTTATGTTCGGGGATGCAATCAGGGTATATTATAAAGAACTTTTTGAAAAATTTGGGGAAGCTTTAGAAGAAATCGGATTTAATCCAAATAACGGATTAAGTGATTTGGAAGCAAAATTAAATAAACTTACGGCCGATAAACAGGAAAGCATAAAAAAAGAAATAAACGAAATTTATGCAAAAAATCCGGAACTATATATGGTTGATTCAGATAAGGGTATTACAAATTTACACAAACCAAACGATGTAATTATCGACGCTTCCATTCCGGCGGTTATAAAAAACGGACTTCAGGGATGGGGGCCTGACGGTGAAACCAAAGATTTGGTTATCACAGTACCTGATAGAACATATGCAAGAATGTATAAAGAGGTTGTAAAAGATTTGGTTGAAAAAGGGCAGTTTGACCCTACAAAAGTAGGAACTGTGCAAAATGTCGGTCTTATGGCAAAAAAAGCTGAAGAATACGGAAGTCACGATAAAACATTTTTTGCCCCTGACGACGGAAAAATTTATATAGAAGATGAAGGCGGCAACAAAATAATGGAACATAAAGTCCAAAAAGGCGATATCTGGAGAGCATACAGCGCAAAAGACGATGCCGTTAAAGACTGGATAAAATTAGCTGTAAACAGGGCAAAAGAGAGTGGATATCCTATTGTTTTCTGGCTTGATTCCAACAGGGCGCATGAAGCAAATTTAATTAAAAAAGTTATTGAAGAATTGGCAAAATATGATTTAAGCGATGTTGAATATTATTTAATGGCGCCTGAAAAAGCCATGAGATATACATTAAGAAGATTCAGGGCGGGGGAAAATACAATTTCAGTAACCGGAAATATTTTAAGAGATTATTTAACAGACCTTTTCCCTATTATTGAAGTCGGTACGAGTGCAAGAACACTTTCAATTGTTCCGTTGCTTGCAGGTGGAGGGCTTTATGAAACAGGTGCAGGCGGAAGTGCTCCTAAACATGTGGATCAGTTTATCAGGCATGGTCATTTAAGATGGGACAGCCTTGGTGAATTTTTGGCTTTGGCAGAGAGTTTAAAACTTGCAAAAAAACAGGGTGGAAAAGAAGAAATTACAATAATTGCGGACGCTTTAAACAGGGCTGTAGCAAAATATCTTGACGAAGACAGGACACCGAAAAGAAAAGTCGGAGAGCTTGATAACAAAGGAAGTCATTTCTTTTTGGCTAAATTTTGGGCGGAAGAGCTTGCAAATTGCGGTAATAAAATTTTAGAGGAAAAATTTGCACCTGTTGCGAAAGAATTGGCTAAAAATGAAGAGAAAATTCTTTCAGAAATTGCGGCAAATGAAGGTAATTCTTGTGAAATTGACGGATATTATCATCCAAATGAAGAAAAATTAGCTAATTGTATGAGACCTAGTAATACTTTTAATAAAATTATAGATGCACTCAGATAA
- a CDS encoding malate dehydrogenase, with protein MTNKVSIVGAGNVGSIVGYSLAMQGLAHEVILVDRDTDRAKGKALDMSQAASAVRSHSIVRAADSYEDVKGSKVVVITAGFPRKPGMTREDLLLKNAEIMKDVIDNLKSVAPDAIIIVVSNPLDAMTYTALKVGNFKRNQVLGMAGILDSARMAYFIYEKLGYGAGQIRASVIGGHGDFMVPLPKYSTVAGVPLSDLLSQKEIDEVVEKTKKAGAEIVGYLKTGSAYFAPGKSTAIMVEAILKDSKQIFPCAVLLEGEYNVNGVVNGVPVMLGSNGAEKVIEVTLDPCERELFRRSSDTVKEMIDILDKDFFKEKK; from the coding sequence ATGACAAATAAAGTCTCAATTGTAGGTGCCGGGAATGTCGGAAGCATAGTCGGATATTCCCTTGCAATGCAAGGGCTTGCTCATGAAGTTATATTGGTTGACAGAGATACCGACAGGGCAAAAGGGAAGGCGCTTGACATGAGCCAGGCTGCAAGCGCTGTGAGAAGCCATTCCATTGTGAGGGCGGCTGATAGTTATGAAGATGTAAAAGGAAGCAAAGTTGTTGTAATAACTGCCGGATTTCCGAGAAAGCCTGGAATGACAAGGGAAGATTTGCTTTTAAAAAATGCGGAAATTATGAAAGATGTTATCGATAATTTAAAAAGTGTTGCTCCGGATGCTATAATAATAGTTGTATCCAATCCTCTTGACGCTATGACTTATACAGCCTTGAAAGTAGGTAATTTTAAAAGAAATCAGGTACTGGGAATGGCCGGAATACTTGACAGTGCAAGAATGGCGTATTTTATTTATGAAAAATTAGGTTACGGTGCAGGACAGATAAGGGCAAGTGTAATAGGCGGACACGGGGATTTTATGGTTCCGCTTCCAAAATATTCCACTGTTGCAGGTGTCCCTCTCAGTGATTTACTCTCTCAAAAAGAAATTGATGAGGTTGTCGAAAAAACAAAGAAAGCGGGAGCTGAAATAGTGGGATATTTAAAAACGGGAAGCGCATACTTTGCCCCTGGAAAATCAACGGCTATTATGGTTGAGGCAATACTTAAAGATTCCAAACAGATTTTTCCGTGTGCGGTTCTTCTGGAGGGTGAATACAACGTTAACGGTGTTGTTAACGGAGTGCCTGTAATGCTTGGAAGCAACGGGGCTGAGAAAGTGATTGAAGTTACACTTGATCCGTGTGAAAGAGAGCTTTTCAGACGTTCAAGCGATACCGTAAAAGAAATGATAGATATATTAGATAAAGATTTTTTTAAGGAGAAAAAATGA
- a CDS encoding fumarate hydratase codes for MRVVKYEDIVKSIRDTIIYSTTHLAPDMLEALKKAYEEEKSEVSRAVLAQILENAEIAKNETKPLCQDTGLAIYFVKVGEDVKVDGGTLREAIYEGTKKGYEEGYLRASTCDCFTRANLKDTVGYNLPPIIYLDIVPGDKIDIEFAAKGGGSENVSRATVLAPAAGKEGIKEFVKKVVSDAGPNPCPPLVVGVGIGGSFDMSAVMSKHALFRNIGTPNPDPELDQLEKELKVELNKLGIGAMGMGGTETVLAVHIETYENRMCHIASLPVAVNIQCHSSRHAHIII; via the coding sequence ATGAGAGTAGTAAAATATGAAGATATTGTCAAATCAATAAGGGATACAATAATATATTCCACAACACATTTAGCACCTGATATGCTTGAAGCCCTAAAAAAAGCTTATGAAGAAGAAAAGAGCGAAGTAAGCAGGGCTGTTCTTGCCCAGATACTTGAAAATGCCGAAATTGCAAAAAATGAAACAAAACCTTTATGTCAGGATACAGGGCTTGCCATTTATTTTGTAAAAGTGGGCGAAGATGTAAAGGTTGACGGCGGAACATTAAGAGAAGCTATTTATGAGGGAACTAAAAAAGGTTATGAAGAAGGGTACTTAAGAGCCAGTACATGTGATTGTTTTACAAGGGCTAATTTAAAAGATACAGTAGGTTATAACCTTCCTCCTATTATTTATCTTGATATTGTCCCGGGCGATAAAATAGATATTGAATTTGCAGCAAAAGGCGGAGGAAGCGAAAATGTAAGCCGCGCAACTGTTTTGGCACCTGCTGCCGGAAAAGAAGGAATTAAAGAATTTGTTAAAAAAGTTGTAAGCGATGCAGGTCCTAATCCATGTCCGCCGCTTGTGGTAGGTGTTGGAATAGGCGGAAGTTTTGATATGTCTGCGGTAATGAGTAAACATGCGTTATTTAGAAATATCGGAACTCCAAATCCAGACCCGGAATTAGATCAGCTTGAAAAAGAACTTAAAGTTGAACTTAATAAACTTGGAATTGGCGCTATGGGTATGGGAGGAACTGAAACAGTCCTTGCAGTTCATATAGAAACATATGAAAACAGAATGTGTCATATTGCATCACTTCCTGTGGCTGTAAATATTCAATGTCACTCATCAAGACATGCTCATATAATTATTTAA
- a CDS encoding Fe-S-containing hydro-lyase encodes MAEYKLTTPLTDEDVSKLKSGDLVYLSGTMYTARDAAHKRIVDLILNGEEPPFDLKGAVIYYVGPTPPKPGEPIGSAGPTTSYRMDPYAPTLIEHGLKGMIGKGKRNKDVIDACKKYKAVYFGATGGAAALIAKAIKKAEIIAYPELGPEAVRRIEVEDFPVVVINDIYGNDLYEEGRKLWEQK; translated from the coding sequence ATGGCTGAATATAAATTGACTACCCCATTAACTGATGAAGATGTAAGTAAATTAAAATCAGGCGATTTGGTCTATTTAAGCGGAACTATGTATACAGCAAGAGATGCGGCTCACAAAAGAATTGTAGATTTGATTTTAAACGGGGAAGAACCTCCGTTTGATTTAAAAGGTGCCGTTATTTATTATGTAGGGCCTACCCCTCCAAAACCGGGTGAACCTATTGGAAGTGCAGGACCAACCACAAGTTACAGAATGGACCCTTATGCTCCTACTTTAATAGAGCACGGTCTAAAGGGAATGATTGGTAAAGGAAAAAGAAATAAAGATGTAATAGATGCGTGTAAAAAATATAAAGCAGTATATTTCGGTGCTACAGGAGGAGCGGCGGCACTTATTGCAAAAGCCATTAAAAAAGCTGAAATCATCGCTTATCCTGAACTTGGACCTGAGGCCGTAAGAAGAATAGAAGTGGAAGATTTTCCTGTGGTTGTTATAAATGATATTTACGGAAATGATTTATATGAAGAAGGAAGAAAACTTTGGGAGCAAAAATAA